A stretch of DNA from Mycolicibacterium celeriflavum:
GGCAAGGACATGGTGTTGCCGATGAACAGCGGCGCCGAGGCGGTGGAGAGTGGCCTGAAGGTCGCCCGCAAGTGGGGCACCGACGTCAAGGGCGTCGCAACCGACGCGGCCAATATCGTGGTGGCGCACAACAACTTCCACGGCCGCACCACGACGATCATCAGCTTCTCCGACGACGAGGCCGCCCGCCGGGGTTTCGGCCCCTACACACCGGGGTTCCGGGCCGCGCCATTCGGTGACGCCGACGCGTTCGCCGCCGCGATCGACGAGAACACCGTCGCGGTGCTGATCGAACCGATTCAGGGCGAGGCCGGAATCGTTGTTCCGCCCGACGACTTCCTGCCCCGGCTTCGGTCATTGTGCACGGAACGCAACGTGCTGTTGATCGCCGACGAGATTCAGTCCGGACTGGCCCGCACCGGCCGGACGTTCGCATGCGAGCACTGGGGAGTCGTGCCGGATGTCTATCTGCTCGGCAAGGCGCTCGGCGGTGGCGTGGTGCCGTTGTCGGCGGTGGTGGCCGACGCCGACGTCCTCGGCGTGCTGCATCCCGGTGAACACGGTTCGACGTTCGGGGGCAACCCGCTGGCCGCGGCGATCGGCTCGACCGTGGTGGCGATGTTGCGACGCGGCGAATTCCAGTGCCGCTCCGCTGAGCTCGGTGATCGCCTGCACCGGCGGCTGCGTGAGCTGATCGGCCGCGGTGTCGTCGCGGTCCGCGGCAAGGGGCTGTGGGCCGGCGTCGACATCGACCCCGCGTCAGGCACCGCGAAAAGCGTCAGCCTGCGCATGGCGCACCGCGGCGTCCTGGTCAAGGACACCCATGGCTCGACGCTGCGATTCGGTCCGCCTTTGGTGATCACCGCCGACGAGATCGACTGGGCTGTCGAACAGTTCGCCGCCGCGCTGGTCGAATGAGTTAAGGCTTCATGGCGCGAAAAGTCAGTGCTTCATGGCGCCGCGGTCCACGGCGATCTGGCTGCCCGACAGCGACTTGGAGCCGTCACCGGCCAGCCAGGCGACGACGTCGGCCACTTCCTCCGGCTCCATGAAGCCCTGCAGGCCTTTGCTCTCCTCGTCCAACGGCTGGTACGGCATCGGCGAGAAGCTGTGCAGGTAGCTGGGGTACTTGGCAAAGATCGCCATCATCGCGTCTTTCTCCACCATCGGCGTCTCGATCGAGTACGGATGGATCGAGTTCACCCGGATCCCGAATTCACCGGCCTCGATCGCAAGGGAGTTCGCCAGCGCCGTCAGCCCGTGTTTGGAGGCTGCGTAATGCGCGTTGCCGGGCGTGGCCTTCAGCCCGGCCGACGAGCTCACGATGATGATCGATCCGCCGTTGCCCGCAGCGATCATCGCGGGCACGGCCGCGCGGATGGTGCGCCACGTGCCGTTGAGGTTCACGTCGATGACGGTGTCCCACTGGTCTTCGGACATCTCCCAGATGCGGCCCCAGCTGAGCACACCGGCATTGGCGACCACGATGTCGAGCCTGCCGAACTGTTCGACGCCGTCGGCCACCACTTGCTGAAGTGCAGCCAGATCCCTGATGTCGACCTCGCGGGCGAGCACCTTGCGCCCCGTCGCCTCGACGGCCCGAACAGTTTCGGCCAGTTCTTCCGACGTCGCCATCGGATAGGTGATGGTTTCGGATATCGGCGCACAGACGTCGATCGCGATGATGTCGGCGCCCTCACTGGCCAGTCGGACCGCGTGTGCCCGGCCCTGCCCGCGCGCGGCTCCGGTGATGAATGCCACTCGGCCTTCCAGGGGTTGGTTCGTCGCCGTCACCGCTGCTCCTTTCGGGATGCTGCGGACAGGCTAACAGCCGAACTGAAACGTGTTCTAGTAGCCGTCCCGGGTGCTGGGACAGCTCAGAGATCGGCGATGATCTGCTGTCGCTTGGCGGTGTACTCGTCTTCGGAGATCGCGCCGGTGGCACGCAACGTTTCGACTTCCTGCAGGCGTTGGGCGGTCGACGGCTCCGGCGCCGCGATCGGCGAGGCGAGCGGTGCCGAGGGAGCCGGCGGGGCGGTCGCCCCCGGCGCCTGCTGGGCGGCGGCTCGACGCACCACCGCTTGAACCTGTTGCAGTGCAGCCGGATTCGATCTCAGGTCGATCATGTTGTTCAGGCCGATGTTATGCGCCTTGAGGATCTGCAAGATCTCCATCAGCGCGGTGGTCTGACCGGTCAGGTCGTAAGTCCTGTTGTCCTCGGCGATGGTGAAGTTGGCCGGCATCAGCCCGCTGACCAATCCGCTTCGTTCCCAGTCGATCTGATACTCATTGGTCATCGGATCCACCAATGCGACCAGTTTGCGGTTGGTGATCATCGGCAGCCTGGTGATCGAGGCGATCACCCGGTCCTGGCTGGCGAACGGCGCGATACCGGGCCCGGAGATCTGCAGGTCGAGTTTGACCAGCGGCTGTTCGTTGATCCGGGTGCCCGTTTCGTGAATGCCGGTGACTTGAGCCAGTGCCAGCACTCCGGTCTGCTCCAGAGCGGCGGTCTTGGCAGCCGACCGAGCGCCCGCGGCGGTGATCGCCAGTGCGATCAGCACGTCGAGGGCGGTGATCAGGAGGCCGGCCCAGAACATCCACTTCATCAACGGATCGCCGCCCGTCGCGAAGTAGATCACGAGGAAGATCGGTCCGACGATTCCGCACAGCAACACGAAGGCTTGGACCTTGATGTGACGCCACAACATTGCCTGCCACGCTCCCGTCGTCGGCGACCCGCGTGTCAGATTAACGCCAAACCGCCGTCGGTGAGGCTACGAAAGGCGTGCCTGGACCGGCCGGCGGTTACTCGGACGGGGTCGTTGCGTGCATTGGTGTCGTCGCACCCAGTGGGGTGATCGGAAGAGCCTCTGGTGCCTCGGTCGCAGCCGCGGGTCCGACGAGTTGATACAGCGGCTTCGTCCACCGGTAACCGCCGGCGGCGGTCGTGTAGCTGGTGTGGATGACGGTCGACACCTTCGACACTTCCTCGGCGTCCGGGTCGTAGTCGCAGACCGCGTCGCCGAGTTCGCAAACACTGATCGTGCGGGCGCCGATGGCCGGTGGCATCGGTTGCGGAGCGTGGGCCAGGATCGGCCAATCCTGCGCAACGCCCTTTCCGGCGCCCGGAACACTGGTGACTGAGCCGATGTTGATGGTCGGGTCGGCGGGCAGCCGGTCGCCGTCGGCGATCAGCAGTGCGGCAACCATGTTCGGGTTTGTACCCGCCGTGTGCAGGTTGCGGTGCACCACCATCGCGCCCTGCGAGTATCCGGCGAGCACCACCTTGGACTGCGGGCAGCGCTGTGTGAACGCGGTGTACTGCGAGCCGAGGGCTGCAGCGCCGGCGTCCACACTGCTCATGAAGCCCAGCCACTCCCCTACGCCGCCGTCGTCATCGGGCACTGCCACGGCGGGATACTCGACGGCCTCGGCGGTCATCGTGCGCCCGTCGCGCTGCACCAGCCGCTGCAGATCGAGGTAGGACTGATAGATGTCGTCGCCCATTCCGGCGTTCGCGGTCAGGTCGCCGTCACGCTGTCCCGAGCCCGCCGCGCCGAACCAGTGCACGTCGGGGCAACCCGGGGCGGCTTGCGCCAGGCCTGCGGAGAGGCCGACGAATGCGGCACCGGCAATCGCGGTCGCGCTGGCGAGCGTAGTGAGACGACGAAGCATGAACCCAACCCTTCTGCGCCCGACCAGGGCATACGCGATGTACATCGCCTCAAGAGTCACGGGCGTTACGGATCAGATCTCGCGAACACAACACGAAAGCGGCGCCCACCCGCAGGTGAGCGCCGCTATCGCGTACTGAGCTAGTAGATCACTTGATGATCTTGGTGACCCGGCCGGCGCCGACGGTACGGCCGCCCTCGCGGATCGCGAAGCGCAGACCCTCGTCCATGGCGACGGGCTGGATCAGCTTCACCGAGATGTCGGTGTTGTCACCGGGCATCACCATCTCGGTGCCCTCCGGCAACGTCACCACACCGGTCACGTCGGTGGTGCGGAAGTAGAACTGCGGACGGTAGTTGTTGAAGAACGGCGTGTGCCGGCCACCCTCGTCCTTGGACAGGATGTAGACCTGACCCTCGAAGTCGGTGTGCGGCGTGGTGGTGCCGGGCTTCACGACGACCTGACCGCGCTCGACGTCCTCACGCTTGATGCCGCGCAGCAGCAGACCGACGTTGTCACCGGCCTGACCCTGGTCGAGCAGCTTGCGGAACATCTCGACACCGGTGACCGTGGTCTTGGTGGTGTCCGGACGGATGCCGACGATCTCGACTTCCTCGTTCACGTTGACCACGCCGCGCTCGACGCGACCGGTGACCACGGTGCCGCGGCCGGTGATCGTGAAGACGTCCTCGACGGGCATCAGGAACGGCTTGTCGGTCTCACGGACGGGATCCGGAATCGACTCGTCGACCGCGTTCATCAGCTCGACGATCGAATCGACCCACTTCTCATCGCCCTCGAGCGCCTTGAGCGCAGACACCTTGATGACCGGTGCCTCCTCGTCGAACTCCTGGGCGGCGAGCAGCTCGCGCACCTCGAGCTCGACGAGCTCCAGCAGCTCCTCGTCGTCGACCGCGTCGGCCTTGTTCAGCGCGACGAGGATGTAGGGCACGCCGACCTGGCGGGCCAGCAGCACGTGCTCACGCGTCTGCGGCATCGGGCCGTCGGTCGCCGCCACCACCAGGATCGCGCCGTCCATCTGGGCGGCACCGGTGATCATGTTCTTGATGTAGTCGGCGTGACCGGGGGCGTCGACGTGCGCGTAGTGACGCTTCTCGGTCTGGTACTCCACATGGGAGATGTTGATCGTGATGCCGCGCTGACGCTCCTCAGGCGCATTGTCGATCTGGTCGAATGCGCGCGACTCGTTCAACTCGGGGTACTTGTCGTGCAGCACCTTGGTGATTGCTGCGGTCAGCGTCGTCTTGCCGTGGTCAACGTGACCGATGGTCCCGATGTTGACGTGCGGCTTCGTCCGCTCGAACTTCGCCTTCGCCACTGTGTGGTCCTCCTGGACTGTGTTAGTGCTTGTCTAAAGCAGTGTTGATCTTTGCAGTTGTTTCTCGCCGCAAAGCAACCGGGGCTATTGCCCGGTTGCCTTAGCGATGATCTCCTTCGACACGGCCGCCGGAACTTCTGCGTACGAGTCGAACACCATGGAGTAGTTCGCCCGGCCCTGGGTCTTCGACCGAAGGTCGCCGACGTAGCCGAACATCTCCGACAGCGGCACCTGCGCCTTGACGACGCGGGCACCGGATCGCTCCTCCATGGCCTGGATCTGACCACGGCGGGAGTTCAGGTCGCCGATCACGTCACCCATGTAGTCCTCGGGTGTGGTCACTTCGACCGCCATGATCGGCTCGAGGATCACCGGCTGCGCAGCCTGTGCCGCTTTCTTGAGCACCTGCGAACCTGCGACCTTGAAGGCCATTTCCGACGAGTCCACCTCGTGGTAGGCGCCGTCGAGCAGCGTCACCTTGAGGTTGACCAGCGGGTAGCCGGCCAGCACGCCGTACTGCATGGCGTCCTGAGCGCCGGCGTCCACCGACGGGATGTACTCGCGAGGGATACGGCCGCCGGTGACCTTGTTCTCGAACTCGTAGGTCGCCCCGTCCTCGCCGGTGAACGGCTCGAGGTCGATGAGCACCTTCGCGAACTGGCCCGAGCCACCCGTCTGCTTCTTGTGGGTGAACTCGACCTTCTCGACCTTGCGCTTGATCGTCTCGCGGTAGGCCACCTGCGGCTTGCCGACGTTGGCCTCGACCTTGAACTCGCGCTTCATCCGGTCCACGAGGATGTCGAGGTGAAGCTCGCCCATACCGCCGATGACGGTCTGGCCGGTCTCCTGATCCAGGTGGACCTTGAACGTCGGGTCCTCCTCGGCGAGCTTCTGGATCGCGGTGCCGAGCTTCTCCTGGTCGCTCTTGGTCTTGGGCTCGATGGCCACCTCGATCACCGGATCGGGGAAGGTCATCGACTCCAGCACGATCTGCTGGTTCGCGTCCGACAGCGTGTCACCGGTGGTGGTGTCCTTGAGCCCGATGACCGCGTAGATGTGGCCTGCCGAGGCACGCTCGACGGGGTTCTCCTTGTTGGCGTGCATCTGGAACAGCTTGCCCAGCCGCTCCTTCTTGCCCTTGGTGGAGTTGATGACCTGTGACCCGGACTCGACAGTGCCGGAGTACACGCGGACGTAGGTCAACTTGCCGAAAAACGGGTGCACCGCGATCTTGAACGCCAGGGCCGAGAACGGCTCGTCGACCGACGGCTTGCGGCTGATGACCTCGTCCTCTTTGCCGGGCACATGACCCTGCACGGACTCGACGTCCAGCGGCGACGGCAGGTAGTCGATGACCGCGTCCAGCATGGGCTGCACGCCCTTGTTCTTGAACGCGCTGCCGCACAGCACCGGGTACAGCTCGGAGTTGACGGTCAGCTTGCGGATCGCTGCCTTGATCTCGGCGACCGTGAGCTCTTCACCACCGACGTACTTCTCCAGCAGTTCTTCGTCGGTCTCGGCGACCGCCTCCAGCAGCTTGGTGCGGTACTCCTCGGCCTTCTCGGCGAGCTCGGCCGGGATGTCCTCGACCTCGTACTTCTCCCCGAGCGCGGTCTCGCCGCGCCATACCTTGGCCTTCATCTCGACCAGGTCGACAACGCCGATGAAGTCGTTTTCGGCGCCGATCGGCAGCTGGATGACCAGCGGCGTGGCACCGAGACGCTCCTGGATGGTGCGCACGGTGAAATAGAAGTCGGCCCCCAGCTTGTCCATCTTGTTGACGAAGCAGATGCGCGGAACGTCGTACTTGTCGGCCTGCCGCCAGACCTGCTCGGACTGCGGCTCCACGCCTTCCTTGCCGTCGAACACCGCGACGGCGCCGTCGAGCACGCGCAGGCTGCGCTCCACCTCGACGGTGAAGTCGACGTGGCCCGGGGTGTCGATGATGTTGATCTGGTTGTCGTTCCAGAAGCAGGTGACGGCCGCTGAGGTGATCGTGATACCCCGCTCCTGCTCCTGCTCCATCCAGTCGGTGGTCGAAGCGCCGTCGTGCGTCTCACCGATCTTGTAGTTGACGCCGGTGTAGTACAGGATGCGCTCGGTAGTCGTGGTCTTACCGGCATCGATGTGCGCCATGATGCCGATGTTGCGGACCTTGTTCAGGTCGGTAAGCACGTCCTTCTGTGCCACAGAAGTCTTCTCTTTCGCTTGGTAGTTGCTGTTGTATTGCGCCGGCGGGCAACACTGCTCGCGCCGGCGGCTGTCACCAGCGGTAGTGCGCGAACGCGCGGTTTGCCTCGGCCATCTTGTGGGTGTCCTCACGCCGCTTGACGGCGGCACCCAGGCCGTTGCTGGCGTCGAGGATCTCGTTCGCCAGGCGCTCGATCATGGTCTTCTCGCGGCGCTGCTTGGAGAAGCTCACCAGCCAGCGCAGCGCGAGCGTCACCGAACGGTCCGGCCGGACCTCGACCGGAACCTGGTAGGTGGCGCCGCCGACGCGGCGGCTGCGAACCTCGAGCGCCGGCTTGACGTTGTCCATGGCCCGCTTGAGGGTGACCACCGGATCGGTGCCGGTCTTGTCGCGGGCCTGTTCGAGCGCACCATAGACAATGCGCTCGGCCAGCGATTTCTTCCCGTCCAGGAGAACCTTGTTGACCAACTGGGTGACCAGCTGCGACCCGTACACCGGATCGTTGACCAACGGACGCTTGGGCGCGGGTCCCTTGCGCGGCATCAGCTCTTCTCCTTCTTCGCGCCGTAACGGCTACGAGCCTGCTTGCGGTTCTTCACGCCCTGGGTGTCCAGCGAGCCGCGGATGATCTTGTAGCGCACACCCGGCAGGTCCTTCACACGACCGCCGCGCACCAGCACCATCGAGTGCTCCTGCAGGTTGTGGCCCTCACCAGGGATGTAGGCGGTGACCTCGACCGCGCTGGTCAGCTTGACGCGCGCGACCTTGCGAAGTGCCGAGTTCGGCTTCTTCGGCGTGGTGGTGTACACGCGGGTGCACACTCCGCGACGCTGCGGGCTGCCCTTGAGGGCCGCGGTCTTCACCTTGGCGATCTTGTCGCGGCGACCCTTGCGGACCAGCTGCTGGATGGTTGGCATCTACCGGCTTTCTGTGTTGCTGCTCTGAAGTTCTGGTCAAGTCTCTGTACTGCACTTTTGTCCCGGTCACGCACCCCGCGATCGGGTGTGTCGCACGCGCCCGCCCGAGGCAATCGAAGGCATTGCCTCAATTCTCAGGGCATGGCGACATGCGAATTGGCCCGGCGTGCAGGCACGCTTGCGCTGCAAACGAGCCGCAAGCGCCTTATCTGCCAGGCACGATCGTCCACAATACCAGTACAGCGGCAGCGCTCCAAACCCGTTGGCCGCGCACTAACCGCAGGTCAGGTTACCTTCATGCCGACAGGTCACATGTGCCTCTACCGACGTTCCATGCCGGTGGCCAACCGCATCACCATGTCGCTGTACACCGCGTCGGTGTCGATGCCATCCATCGCTCCGGTCATCTCCAGCAGCACGAACCCGTGCATGGCGGACCAGAACTCCAGAGCCGCATAGAACGCGTTCTCACCTTCGAGCCCGTAGGAGGCCAGCACCGCGATGACGGGTGCGGCGGCCGCCCTGGTGGCCTCGGTGAATTCGGGGTCGTCGCCGCCCAACGGCATCCGGGTGAAGGCCGAATAGCGACCCGGGTGGTGATGGGCATAGCTGCGGTACGCACTGGCCATCGCCACCACCGCGTCGTCGCGGGTGCGGCCCTCGCCCACGTTGGTGAGCATGCCGATGATGTCGCCGACGACGCGCATTCGCACGGTTCTGCGCAGGTCTTCGAGGCTGTTGACGTGGTTGTACAGCGACGGGCCCTTGGTTCCGAGCTGGGTGGCGAGCGCATTGATGGTCAACGCGTCCCAGCCTTCGCGGTCCAGGAATGTGAGCGCGGCGTTGACGATCGAGTCGCGGCTGAGTCGGGGCGATCGCCGGGCCGCCGTACCCGCGGGCTGTGCCATGCGCGTCGCCCCCTGCCGTCTCGTCGGTTCCGAGTTGATTCCCCCGGAGAAAACTAACACCTCTAGTTTCCTCCAACTCAGTTGACGCGCTCCTGACTGAGCTCGGCGAGTTGCTCGGTGATCGAGCAGAGTTCGGGCAGCGTCGCCGGATTCATGGTCTGGATCGACCAGGTGATGACGTCGCCGCCCTTGGCCACATAGAAGCTGCAGGCGTTCCCGTCGAACGCCTTGAACCCCTTGTTGCCGTCGACCGACAGTTCGGTCAGCGTGCGGCCGGCGTGCTGTTCCAGCGACCGCTCGGTGTCCATGTCGCTGCCGCGGTACCACCAGGTCGAGATGCCCATGCCGGCGCCGACCGTGCCGAACACCGAGTTTTCCTGCCAGAAGCAGCCCGCGTCGCTGACGACGGTCCTGGTGAACTGCGCGGAGCCGGCGGCCGCGGCGACGTCGGCGTCGGTGATGCCGTTGCAGTCGACGCTGCGGAAACCGCTGTCGACGGCCGTCGGAGAAGGCGTCGCGGGCGTGTCGTCGGACGGCCCGCAGGCGGTGAGCAGCGCCGCCGAGGCGGCCAGCGCGGCAATTCTGCGGTGGACCGCCACGGTCACATCTCCGACTTCAGGGTGGCGGAGAGAAGTCTTTCCGCGTCTACGCACGGATCGCCCACGGACGGGTCGCGGCGCTGCACCCACCAACTCAACACCCCGCTGCCGGCCGCGGCGGTGGCCGAGCACGCGGCGCCGGTGATGTCGCGCCGCGCCACGAACGCCCGGTGACGTTCCACCACGGTTTCGGTGACTTTTGCGCCCCGCTCGGTGGCCAGCGCGCGTTCGCGGTCGAGGCTGCCGGTCTGGAACCAGGAGAACGTGGCGTCGATCGTCGCGTCGCCGCTGAACAACACGTACTGGCAGACCGCACCGCTGTAGGGCCGCATGGCGCGATCGGCGCCCAGGATGTCGCGGACGGTGTCATCGTCGAGCAGGGCGCAGCGGTCGTCGACGTAGCCGTAGTCTCGCTCGGGATCGGATCCGTCGGAATGAGCGCGCTGCGCGGTTCCGCTGACGGTCTCAGCACACCCTGCCACCGTCACCACCGCTACGATCGCCGCGACAGCAATCGAACCGACCCGCCCACGCATCGCAACTCACGCTACCCAGCGCAGACGTCAATGGCGACTCGGGTGAACCGCTGTGGATCTCGGGCGTCGCCACGTACGCTTCCCACATGATGTGGACTGTTGTAGCCCGGTCACTTACGGCATCCGCGATCGTGGTTCCGCTGATCGTCGCCGCTCCCGCCGCGTATGCGCAACCAGTGGTCTGCAACCCGTTGGCGCGTAACTGCGCTGACACCGGCGTCGTCGGGGCCCACCGTGGGACAGACACCCACATCACGGGTATCGGCATGGTCGAGACGATCGACTGCAACAACTCCACGCTGCTCGTCAACGGCGCCAACAACCGGATCAACGCGTTGGGAACGTGTTGGGGAGTGACCCTGCAGGGCAACGGCCATGTCGTCGTCGCGGACAACATCATCAACGACGTGACGGTCTACGGCTGGGATCAGACCGTGCTGTACAAGAACGGAGCGCCATTGGTGTGGGACCGCGGCCGCGAACTCGGCATGACCAACCGCATCAACCGGGTGCCCGCATGAGCACGCGCACTCGTTCCACAGTCGCAGCCGCTGCCGGGAGCGTCGCGGCGGTCGCACTGCTGCTCGCCGGCTGCGGATCCGAGAGCAGCGACACCAACAGGCCGACTGCGACGGCGGGGTCGTCGGGCGCCCAGGTCGAAATCGGCAACACCATCAATTACGGCTCCTTCGGCACCACCGCCGACATCGACTGCGCCGACGGCAAATCGCTCAACATCGGCGGGTCCAACAACACGCTGACGGTCAAGGGCACCTGTTCCAACGTGAACATCGGCGGTGCGGACAACAAAGTCAACTTCGAAAAGGTCGACAAGGAGATCAGCGTCGTCGGCCTGAACAACACCGTGACGTATCAGGACGGTGATCCGAAGATCAACGACACCGGCACCAACAACAAGATCACCAAGGCCTGACCCTTTCTTGGCGCGAACGTGCGTGTTTGCACACGACACGCCGCGCGAAATCAGCACTTTGCGCACGCTCGCACCGGCTCGACGGTGCGAGAAACGCGCTTAGGCGCTGGCGCCGTGGCGACCCGCACCGGCCGCGAAACGTGCGGCGCCGTCCAATGATTCGGCGGCCACGCGTGACATACTGCCGAACTCGAAATCCATCGCCTCGGCCTCCGAGCGTCCCCACTGGTTGAGCAGAGACATCCGATCGGCGCGCATGCACTGCTGCGGCAGCCTGGCGAGTTCGGCGGCGAGTTCTTCTGCCCGCTGCCGCGCTTCGCCTTTGGCCACCACCCGGTTGGCCAGACCCATCGACAGCGCTTCGGCCGCGTCGACGGCACGGCCGGTGAGGATCAGATCCATTGCGCGGCTGTGCCCGATCAGCCGCGGCAACCGCACGGTGCCGCCGTCGATCAGCGGTACTCCCCAGCGGCGGCAGAACACGCCCATGACCGCGTCATCCTCGACGACGCGCATGTCGCACCACAGCGCCAGTTCCAGACCGCCGGCAACCGCGTAACCACTCACCGCGGCGATCACCGGTTTGGACAACACCATTCGGCTCGGGCCCATCGGGCCGGGGCCGGTTCGATGCACGGGGTTGGCGTCGGGTGTACCGAACGCCTTGAGATCAGCTCCGGCGCAGAAGGTTCCGTTGTCCCCCCACAGCACCGCGACGGCCGCCGAGTCGTCCTTGTCGAACTCGTCGAAAGCCGCATACAGTCCCGCGGCAGCTGGACCGTTGACGGCGTTGCGCGCCTCGGGCCGGTTCATGATCACCGTGGTGACCGCACCGTTCTTCTCGACCCGCACGCCACCTGTCATGTCGCCTCCATCAGTCGGTCACCGTCGCGCCGCGCGGACAACTCCGCGGCGAAGTCGTTGTACGCCTGGCGCAGCGCAGCGCCGGGCCAGTCGTCGGGCAGCAGCTCTTGCGGCAGTACCGGATCGGTGAGCAGGTGGCGAACGATCGCGGCCGCGGCGACGAAGCGCCCGGGTACGTCGGCGGCCGAAGCCATTTCGTCGAGCAGCGCCCCGCCCGTCCTCGCCCAGCCCGGCAGGTCCCACAGCCGCGCCGCCAATTCCGCGGGCTCGGCGTCACGGGCATGAAGTACCCGTGCACGGCGCAGCACCTGCGTCGGCAACTCGCTGTCGAGGTTGTCCGGGCGCAGCCACACGCCTTCCCGCAACTCGGCGAACCGGCCGTCGTGCAAGGCGTTACGCAGTCCGGCGCGGGTGCGGGCGTCGGTGCCGACGCTGGTGATCACCACCGTCGTCCAGTCGCCGTCCCATTTGCGCAGCCGCGGATTGATCGCGTCGTCCTGGCGTCGTTGCCGCGCCAACAGGCGGTCCGACAATCGATAGCCGTCCGCTGAACGCACCAGGTCGCCGGCGCTGACCATTCGCGTCAGCGCGACTCGGACGGTGGGCTCGCGGATATCGAAATCTGCGGTGAGGCGGAGCAGTTCGCTCACCGTGGCCCATGCCGGATGCGCGCCGAGCAGCACGCTCAGCACGACCGAGCGAGCGGTCATCCGCGACAGCGACTTCGGCATCACACCCCAGATGCCTTGCGGCCGTGGTCGCCGAACGGTTCGTCACGCTGGCGTACCGCTTCGCGGAAGCCGTGTTCCCGTGACTGCGCGACGAACGCATGCCCCTCGGGTGTGTGTCGGGCGATACCGTCGAACACCGTCGAGATCATCGCGCTGTTCGCGGTGCCCTGGTTGTACAGCGCCGAGTTCATCGCCAGTTTGACCATGATCAGCTGGTTGATCGGCACGCGGGCGATCCGCTCGACCAGTCGCTCGGTGCGCTCGTCGAGGTCCTCCGGCGAGGGTGCCTCCACCGCCAGCCCCCACTCGGAGGCCTGCGCGCCGGTGATCGAATCACCGGTCAGCAGAAGCCGTTTGGCACGCTGATCGCCGAGCCGATGTGCCCACATCCCCGCCGCCGGCACACCCCACACGCGGGTGGGCGGATAGCCGATCTTGGCGTCGGCCG
This window harbors:
- the rpsL gene encoding 30S ribosomal protein S12, which translates into the protein MPTIQQLVRKGRRDKIAKVKTAALKGSPQRRGVCTRVYTTTPKKPNSALRKVARVKLTSAVEVTAYIPGEGHNLQEHSMVLVRGGRVKDLPGVRYKIIRGSLDTQGVKNRKQARSRYGAKKEKS
- a CDS encoding TetR/AcrR family transcriptional regulator; this encodes MAQPAGTAARRSPRLSRDSIVNAALTFLDREGWDALTINALATQLGTKGPSLYNHVNSLEDLRRTVRMRVVGDIIGMLTNVGEGRTRDDAVVAMASAYRSYAHHHPGRYSAFTRMPLGGDDPEFTEATRAAAAPVIAVLASYGLEGENAFYAALEFWSAMHGFVLLEMTGAMDGIDTDAVYSDMVMRLATGMERR
- a CDS encoding DUF3558 family protein — encoded protein: MTVAVHRRIAALAASAALLTACGPSDDTPATPSPTAVDSGFRSVDCNGITDADVAAAAGSAQFTRTVVSDAGCFWQENSVFGTVGAGMGISTWWYRGSDMDTERSLEQHAGRTLTELSVDGNKGFKAFDGNACSFYVAKGGDVITWSIQTMNPATLPELCSITEQLAELSQERVN
- a CDS encoding DUF3558 domain-containing protein, coding for MRGRVGSIAVAAIVAVVTVAGCAETVSGTAQRAHSDGSDPERDYGYVDDRCALLDDDTVRDILGADRAMRPYSGAVCQYVLFSGDATIDATFSWFQTGSLDRERALATERGAKVTETVVERHRAFVARRDITGAACSATAAAGSGVLSWWVQRRDPSVGDPCVDAERLLSATLKSEM
- a CDS encoding DUF3060 domain-containing protein, which encodes MMWTVVARSLTASAIVVPLIVAAPAAYAQPVVCNPLARNCADTGVVGAHRGTDTHITGIGMVETIDCNNSTLLVNGANNRINALGTCWGVTLQGNGHVVVADNIINDVTVYGWDQTVLYKNGAPLVWDRGRELGMTNRINRVPA
- a CDS encoding DUF3060 domain-containing protein, coding for MSTRTRSTVAAAAGSVAAVALLLAGCGSESSDTNRPTATAGSSGAQVEIGNTINYGSFGTTADIDCADGKSLNIGGSNNTLTVKGTCSNVNIGGADNKVNFEKVDKEISVVGLNNTVTYQDGDPKINDTGTNNKITKA
- a CDS encoding crotonase/enoyl-CoA hydratase family protein, with product MTGGVRVEKNGAVTTVIMNRPEARNAVNGPAAAGLYAAFDEFDKDDSAAVAVLWGDNGTFCAGADLKAFGTPDANPVHRTGPGPMGPSRMVLSKPVIAAVSGYAVAGGLELALWCDMRVVEDDAVMGVFCRRWGVPLIDGGTVRLPRLIGHSRAMDLILTGRAVDAAEALSMGLANRVVAKGEARQRAEELAAELARLPQQCMRADRMSLLNQWGRSEAEAMDFEFGSMSRVAAESLDGAARFAAGAGRHGASA
- a CDS encoding PaaX family transcriptional regulator C-terminal domain-containing protein; translated protein: MTARSVVLSVLLGAHPAWATVSELLRLTADFDIREPTVRVALTRMVSAGDLVRSADGYRLSDRLLARQRRQDDAINPRLRKWDGDWTTVVITSVGTDARTRAGLRNALHDGRFAELREGVWLRPDNLDSELPTQVLRRARVLHARDAEPAELAARLWDLPGWARTGGALLDEMASAADVPGRFVAAAAIVRHLLTDPVLPQELLPDDWPGAALRQAYNDFAAELSARRDGDRLMEAT